Below is a window of Defluviimonas sp. SAOS-178_SWC DNA.
CCGGCGACCTTGGCTATGAACTCTGGATGGCGCCGGAGGACGCGCTGCTGATCTGGGATCACATGATGGAGGCGGGACATCTGCGCGGGATCCGGGTCATCGGCTACGAGGCGGTGGAGATGGCGCGAATCGAGGCGAGGTTTCTTCTGCCGCGCGTCGATTTCGTCTCTTCCCAGACCCACCTGCGCCCCGGACGCGCGCGCAATCCCTATGAGCTTGGCCTCGACTGGCTGGTCGCGCTCGACAAGCCGCATTTCAACGGCCGCCGCGCATTGCTGCGCCTTGCGGAGGAGAAACCGAAACGCAAGCTCGTCGCGATGGAGATCGACCGCGACAAGCCCGCGCATCATGCGCTCGTCTATCACCGCCAGAAGAAGGAGGTCGGCTTCGTCACCTCCGCCCTCTGGTCGCCGACGGTGAAGCGCAATATCGCCTATGCGTGGCTCGACGCGTCCTATTACGAGGCGGGGAGTGACCTCTGGGTCGAGATCTATCTGCAACGGGAATTGGTCTGGCAGCGCCGCATGGCCCGCGCTCGGATCGTGGAACGGCCGTTCTTCCGCAACCCCCGCCGCACCGCGACGCCGCCGGCGGATTTCTGACGGTTCGCCGCGACGACTGTTCCGAGGCGTCCGCCATCGCCGCAGATGTCGCTATCAGTCACGCGAGCGACGGCGTGACGGAGCGCGCCAGCCGCGACCGCCGGCCGAAGGGCATCAAGGGCCCGGACTAAGGCGCCGCGTAAGGACGCAACGCCGAAAGGTCTATCCGTTCCTCTGACAACACCTTGCCATCGGCACCCCGGACCAGGACGCTGAGCGCGGCAAGCCGTGTCTGACCGGGCGCGAGGGCGGTCGTGAAGCACTTGCCGCCGATGGGAATCGGAAAGCTCGCCACGCTGAACGACCGCTCGGGCGAAAAGCTGCGGCCCTCGTAATGAAATGCCACCCGCATCTCGGGATCGTCGGGTCCGGTCGCAAGACAGGTGTCGGCGATATGCACGAAGACATGCGGGCCGAGGCAGATCTCGCCGCCAGCGGCGAGGGGCGCACAGGCGATTTCTGCCGTGAAGGGCTGGAAGTCCTCGAGACAGAGATAGGCCATGCCGTGATGGACGAAGGCCGCGTCGGCGGCGGGGAAGGCATGGCAGGCGCGTGGACTGACGGGCAGGGAGGCGGTGTCCTCTCTGCGCCCGTAGAGTTCCTTGAAGATGCCAAGGCGGGGATTGCCGGCATGAAAGCTCGACCAGCCGGCGAGGCTGCCCCAGGACAGATCGGGGTAGTCGACGCCACCGACGATGCGGAAGGGTGGACCGGCATAGCCGGGCAGGGCAGCCAGCCGGGCGTCGATGGCGCGGGCCAGTTCCTTGTCGCGGGCGCCGACCCGCGCGCTGTCGTACCAGAAGGCGCTTGAGGTCAGGGCGAAGACCACGCCGACCGCCGCCATGACGGCCAGTCCGGCGGGGAAGCGACGACCGGTCTTTCCTTCGGCCCCGGCCAGCGTCAGCCCGAGAGCGAAGATCGCCGCGATCCAGAACCCGATATAGCCGAAGGCACGGGCCGGGGGCGGGTCGCCCTCGTAGCCAAGCCAGAAGAGCACCGGAAAAATGAAGAGCGCCAGCATGAGGCCAATGCCGATCCGCAGGACCGGGAGCACCCTCGCACCGATTGATCCCGTCCCTGCCAGCGCCCGCAAGGCCGCCACCGCGAAAAGCGCGATCGCGGCCAGCGAGAAAAG
It encodes the following:
- a CDS encoding aminomethyltransferase family protein; protein product: MTAMRKAHPPVPMGLQPTPFHDRVAAANHQRGWMNWMGFASASVLDSVEFEYFAIRNQATVFDISPMMKYRISGPDAEAVVNRLVTRDISKLKPGRVAYVIWCDQDGNVVDDGTVFRFSETDFRLCCQEPQLAWLDDIAWGFDVTVEDVSHRISGLALQGPTSCAVLKDMGLTGVETMKPFDIREFKVKAKALTISRTGFTGDLGYELWMAPEDALLIWDHMMEAGHLRGIRVIGYEAVEMARIEARFLLPRVDFVSSQTHLRPGRARNPYELGLDWLVALDKPHFNGRRALLRLAEEKPKRKLVAMEIDRDKPAHHALVYHRQKKEVGFVTSALWSPTVKRNIAYAWLDASYYEAGSDLWVEIYLQRELVWQRRMARARIVERPFFRNPRRTATPPADF
- a CDS encoding glucosyltransferase domain-containing protein; translation: MWKSDRAFPGEVWAIAAAALLYVLTTAYGVLNDGFHSDDWRHVAGVSPLWTAVEGRWVLEVIFRDLLGERFLLPVQLALAFPCLYWVARTLARHAAPEAWQPSATLAIFAVAANHIFLADALSFASNVFAYPLAIALSVGAFDLIARVENRSPVAQGAAILAAAQLLALSLGIYQTYAVAGLIVPVLALLRIDRVTFAGAVRLAVLGAIASVLAIALYLGEWRLYAALKGVAIVSERFSGTDAAGFTAKLDALPALVRSLHTGTLMVLPFVLRATMGLFSLAAIALFAVAALRALAGTGSIGARVLPVLRIGIGLMLALFIFPVLFWLGYEGDPPPARAFGYIGFWIAAIFALGLTLAGAEGKTGRRFPAGLAVMAAVGVVFALTSSAFWYDSARVGARDKELARAIDARLAALPGYAGPPFRIVGGVDYPDLSWGSLAGWSSFHAGNPRLGIFKELYGRREDTASLPVSPRACHAFPAADAAFVHHGMAYLCLEDFQPFTAEIACAPLAAGGEICLGPHVFVHIADTCLATGPDDPEMRVAFHYEGRSFSPERSFSVASFPIPIGGKCFTTALAPGQTRLAALSVLVRGADGKVLSEERIDLSALRPYAAP